The DNA region TGTCGGGGAGCCGCTCGAGTGGTCGGAATTGAACAATCCAGTCGAGCCTGTGGGGTGATTCAGCAGAACTGGCAGCAGGTCGCAGGCGAGGGACAAACGTTTGAGGTCATTCGCGGTGATGTGGTCAAGAAGTTACCTACTCTGGCAGGGCAGACCTTCGATCGAATTTATTTCGACCCACCCTATGCCTGCGATTGCTACGAGCCTGTATTAGTCGCGATCGCCCAGTATCATTTGCTGGCTCCAGATGGGGAACTGGCCGTTGAACACAGTCCCGATCGAGATCCCTTCTCAGTCCCACCGACTTTGGAAATCTGCCGCCAGAAGATTTATGGCAATACGGCCCTCACCTTTTTCCAGTGCCATCATCCAATCAGGTGAGCCTCTATTCACCCTCCATCTACGATGGTTTGCTCCAATCAGGTGAAGTGTAGCCTCCGTTTTGGGAGGTATCTTGAAACTGTTGAAGGTGCAGCTTAAAGATTTACAAAGCTTCCCTCTTTCAACCATCGAGTGTTGGGGGCAACACTCGATGCATCCCTGAGCAATGACGGCCAGTCAAACCCTGTTGAGTTGAGATGCGAGCGAGTTTGGGTACTCTTAAAAAACAAGTTTAAGTTCAGATCTTGGTTCCGACCTCCTAGAGTGAGATTTCCCTGCAGCGATCATCCGTTGCAGGGATTTTTATTGCCGTTTAATCTCACCATCCTTAAGAGGCTTTTTGATTAATGGGACGATCGCCCATACGAGGAACATTTTCTAACATCACAATCATGCCAGTTCGCTCAGTTTCTAACTTGGCATCACTCAATAAATCAACCACCGATACTCCAACAATTTCTTCGATCAACTCAATAACTTGAGGCCGGATTGCTTCGTTCAAATGAGAATGAATTTCTTCCGCCAGATCTTCTTTGCCACTGTTAGCTAGAAGCTGTTCCGCGGGAGTGACAGCGTTTTCTAGAATGATCAAAATCTTTTGATCCACAATTCGGCATATTACTCGATCCAATCGATGTCCTACCTGATTTCGATAAAGTGCTTGAATTCTTTGGGAGAGTGTGCGTTCAAGTTGGCCGGAAGTGGGTAAAGAATTAGTCATACGGTTAAGATCTTTAAATTTCTGGCTATGACTATTTAATAGCGCTCCCCTGTTCTCCACATCTATCACGGGGCTTAAATTCTTTTCATAACGTTTTTTGATATTTCGTAAGCTTTTTTCATGAAACTGAGCAGAATTTTAATTCAGGAATTAAGCTATAGGAATGAGCATAATTCCGACTAACTTGAGAGCACTTTCGGCCAGTTTAAGTGATTTCTCAACTTAGGGGATTGGGTACGAACAGCAATCAAGTCATGGATATTGGCGCTTGGCAGCTCTTCTGTCCGCTCTTCTTCAGAGATCGCGATCGTTTGGAAACTGACCTGAATGAAGCATGGACGTTTTATCTCCTATGTCCCCTGGTGACAAAAAAATAATCCTGATTGTGGATGACGATCGGGACAACTTAGACCTGATCCGAGAACAAGTTTCTTTACTCATTGACTGCTCTGTGGTCACCGCGCTGGATGGCAACACCGCCCTCTCGCTAGCTAAAAAACTCCATCCCAACTTGATTCTGCTAGATATTTGGCTACCCGGTTTAGATGGCTTTCAAGTGGTTCAGCACTTAAAGCAGGATCCCCAGACAGGGGCGATCCCAGTGATTGCTGTAACAGCAGCAGCACGCTTTCAAGAACAGGCAATAGCCATGCAAGTTGGCTTTGTGGACTATATTTGCAAACCCTATGATCTCGAAACGCTGGAGGTGGCGATCGCGAAGTGTCTGGCGCATTCCCTCCCTATGGCAACCAACGAGGTGACTGGAGGCTGTCACTGTAATTAGCCTCCCCTCTGTGCTGTAAAGTTGTCTTATGTACGATGAAGACGACGATTTAACATTCCTTAACGAGGACGATTTAGATAGCCCCCTGGATCACATGGCCCCTGTTGATGCCGAGGCAGAAGCAGCGAAACCTGATCCAGAGGAAATGCTGGCATTGCTAGAGTCGCCACAGACTAATCAGCGGATGTTGGCTGCTCGTGCCTTTTGTGA from Leptodesmis sichuanensis A121 includes:
- a CDS encoding DUF2294 domain-containing protein; this encodes MTNSLPTSGQLERTLSQRIQALYRNQVGHRLDRVICRIVDQKILIILENAVTPAEQLLANSGKEDLAEEIHSHLNEAIRPQVIELIEEIVGVSVVDLLSDAKLETERTGMIVMLENVPRMGDRPINQKAS
- the rsmD gene encoding 16S rRNA (guanine(966)-N(2))-methyltransferase RsmD; this translates as MSLRIYGNRLLKTLPGQYTRPTLARVREAVFNIWQGTIAGCHWLDLCAGSGSMGAEALCRGAARVVGIEQSSRACGVIQQNWQQVAGEGQTFEVIRGDVVKKLPTLAGQTFDRIYFDPPYACDCYEPVLVAIAQYHLLAPDGELAVEHSPDRDPFSVPPTLEICRQKIYGNTALTFFQCHHPIR
- a CDS encoding response regulator produces the protein MDVLSPMSPGDKKIILIVDDDRDNLDLIREQVSLLIDCSVVTALDGNTALSLAKKLHPNLILLDIWLPGLDGFQVVQHLKQDPQTGAIPVIAVTAAARFQEQAIAMQVGFVDYICKPYDLETLEVAIAKCLAHSLPMATNEVTGGCHCN